One genomic region from Xiphophorus couchianus chromosome 21, X_couchianus-1.0, whole genome shotgun sequence encodes:
- the LOC114136937 gene encoding coiled-coil domain-containing protein 106-like isoform X1, whose product MSSMWQQEASGYSPCVEIDSSSVRSKDRLGSSSWLKQEQDELCGRAHPAGDELSRRMWEIKWENFQGGASSDAVQDNTPSSAMSASSFEGLPPRVLLTITKLQCMLESKQERIAALERQVEDLMQDRKFLRSQIENLTTNRSMAPFVAPSTATEAPKPSKMQHSENKSRKRERASSSSASSDSGSEASDSSDVSAASSEHRRRKHHKDKKRSKKGKDYSRKRATGVLYVINRYKQVLSAFIKKKSMSEAFRHHGIDRNTIANTASIAELHLAGKEMIPLVGQFRQGEETLVNYAQRCTLVIDRDPELSRKIDQMKANGQLLPISGKRSRVLHSHMQPLGDDTKSILIG is encoded by the exons ATGTCGTCCATGTGGCAACAGGAGGCATCCGGTTATTCCCCGTGTGTGGAGATCGACTCCAGCTCCGTCAGGTCCAAGGACCGGCTCGGCTCTTCGAGCTGGCTAAAGCAAGAGCAGGATGAGCTCTGTGGAAGAGCACATCCTGCGGGAGATGAGCTCTCCCGCAGGATGTGGGAGATCAAGTGGGAGAACTTCCAGGGCGGAGCGTCCTCCGACGCCGTTCAGGACAACACTCCCAGCAGCGCCATGTCTG CTTCGTCATTCGAGGGCTTGCCGCCGAGGGTGCTGCTCACCATCACAAAACTGCAGTGCATGCTGGAGAGCAAACAGGAGCGCATCGCTGCCCTGGAGCGACAGGTGGAGGACCTGATGCAGGATCGCAAGTTTCTGCGCAGTCAAATCGAAAACCTCACCACCAATCGCTCCATGGCACCGTTTGTTGCACCCAGTACAGCCACTGAGG CTCCCAAACCAAGCAAAATGCAGcattcagaaaacaaatctcGAAAGAGAGAAAGAGCTTCTTCTTCCTCGGCCAGCAGCGACAGCGGCTCGGAGGCATCCGACTCCTCTGACGTGTCGGCGGCGTCGAGTGAGCACCGACGGAGAAAGCACCACAAGGACAAGAAAAGGTCAAAGAAAGGGAAAGACTACAGCAGGAAGAGAG CCACTGGCGTCCTGTACGTCATTAACCGCTACAAACAGGTCCTCTCAGCCTTCATCAAGAAGAAGAGCATGAGTGAAGCCTTCCGTCACCACGGGATCGACAGGAACACCATCGCCAACACGGCGTCCATCGCGGAGCTGCACCTTGCCGGGAAGGAAATGATCCCCCTGGTGGGCCAGTTTCGCCAAGGAGAAGAGACTCTGGTGAATTACGCTCAGAGATGCACTTTGGTCATCGACAGAGACCCCGAACTGTCCAGAAAAATCGACCAGATGAAGGCGAACGGCCAGCTGCTGCCCATATCAGGGAAGAGGTCCAGGGTGCTGCATTCTCACATGCAGCCACTAGGGGATGATACAAAGAGCATCTTAATAGGCTGa
- the LOC114136937 gene encoding coiled-coil domain-containing protein 106-like isoform X2, whose amino-acid sequence MSSVEEHILREMSSPAGCGRSSGRTSRAERPPTPFRTTLPAAPCLGLPPRVLLTITKLQCMLESKQERIAALERQVEDLMQDRKFLRSQIENLTTNRSMAPFVAPSTATEAPKPSKMQHSENKSRKRERASSSSASSDSGSEASDSSDVSAASSEHRRRKHHKDKKRSKKGKDYSRKRATGVLYVINRYKQVLSAFIKKKSMSEAFRHHGIDRNTIANTASIAELHLAGKEMIPLVGQFRQGEETLVNYAQRCTLVIDRDPELSRKIDQMKANGQLLPISGKRSRVLHSHMQPLGDDTKSILIG is encoded by the exons ATGAGCTCTGTGGAAGAGCACATCCTGCGGGAGATGAGCTCTCCCGCAGGATGTGGGAGATCAAGTGGGAGAACTTCCAGGGCGGAGCGTCCTCCGACGCCGTTCAGGACAACACTCCCAGCAGCGCCATGTCTG GGCTTGCCGCCGAGGGTGCTGCTCACCATCACAAAACTGCAGTGCATGCTGGAGAGCAAACAGGAGCGCATCGCTGCCCTGGAGCGACAGGTGGAGGACCTGATGCAGGATCGCAAGTTTCTGCGCAGTCAAATCGAAAACCTCACCACCAATCGCTCCATGGCACCGTTTGTTGCACCCAGTACAGCCACTGAGG CTCCCAAACCAAGCAAAATGCAGcattcagaaaacaaatctcGAAAGAGAGAAAGAGCTTCTTCTTCCTCGGCCAGCAGCGACAGCGGCTCGGAGGCATCCGACTCCTCTGACGTGTCGGCGGCGTCGAGTGAGCACCGACGGAGAAAGCACCACAAGGACAAGAAAAGGTCAAAGAAAGGGAAAGACTACAGCAGGAAGAGAG CCACTGGCGTCCTGTACGTCATTAACCGCTACAAACAGGTCCTCTCAGCCTTCATCAAGAAGAAGAGCATGAGTGAAGCCTTCCGTCACCACGGGATCGACAGGAACACCATCGCCAACACGGCGTCCATCGCGGAGCTGCACCTTGCCGGGAAGGAAATGATCCCCCTGGTGGGCCAGTTTCGCCAAGGAGAAGAGACTCTGGTGAATTACGCTCAGAGATGCACTTTGGTCATCGACAGAGACCCCGAACTGTCCAGAAAAATCGACCAGATGAAGGCGAACGGCCAGCTGCTGCCCATATCAGGGAAGAGGTCCAGGGTGCTGCATTCTCACATGCAGCCACTAGGGGATGATACAAAGAGCATCTTAATAGGCTGa